CTCCacttctgtggtgaaatgatcATTTCCATCCTGTCATCCCAGGAATAGTCTGGGCTGAAGGAGAAGTATTTACAGGGACAGAAATCAGAGTGGCTCCAGTTTGGGCTTTATTCTGCATTGTAGAATTTAACACCACCTTCCAACACCCTTCCCCCAAAGCAGTGAGGCTCTTCTCCAGTGCCTTGGGacaccagtctgtcacaggcaCTTGAGTTCATGTCACCCAACTGAGAACAGTTTTCTACTCTGTCACTGATCGCTTCACAGTCTCACGTTATTCCTGCATAGGTCCCGCTTAGTGTGGTTTTTAATCCAAGGACTTGAAAGATCTAGTAATGTATTATTAACTAAGGACAAAAACGTGACTTAAAGGAGTATGCCGACCAAATCCCACCCTGAACAGATGCATTGTTACATTCCAGCTCTGTCACAAAGTAACGCCACGATCTCACTTTAGTGCTGTGGTACCTCGGACAGTATAATCAGTGCAGGAATTCCACAGTACTATGTAATGGTATGCACCGTGGAAGTAAATAATGCAGAACAACCCGATCCAATCATTGCATACATTTTGATCATTGGGAATGCCACCTCGGAAAATCCAGGAACATCCAAAAGACGGAATGAGGCACAGCAAATCTTACAAAGCACCACTATTCTTTCTACCTACCAACCCAGAGAAGTCAAGCACTGTTCTTATCAGTTCGGGGGTATGCTGAATGGGAGGGGGCAGAGTAACAGATAAAACCACTAAGGGTGTGATTCTCTTTCCAGAAAATAAAGCAGGGAAATGGATACAAGACAGTAATCCACAAAGGATGTTACCAGTATACCTCAAGGGTGTTAACCGCAAAGCCCCAATGGgaacaaaaatcacattatggTGACTAGCTTTTCTAAAGCTTTTTAGATGGTATCATCAAACAAATGGGCTTCCCGGCAATGGCAGAGTCAGGCTTAAATCCCATGTTAATGCTGAACTGCGGCCAGCGACTGTCGAGGACGGATGACATGTTTTTCCTGCAGACACTGGGCCCCACCTGGGCGGGCAGCCATCAGCCTGTCAGGAGCGATTCCGCACCCTCAATCGCTGGCGGTCtacaccatcatcatcatcagtatCATTACATCCATATTCTAACCGCATTTCCTGGTCAGGGGCCGGTGGTGTGGGGACGACTTACAGTCTATAGCTTAGACATACATAACGTGAGCAATACTATAATATAAAGTACTATAATAATATACTATAATACTATACTGTAAAGAGAGGGGGGTGTGTCCTGATAGAGGAGTCGAATGGCCCGAGGATAAAAACTCCTCCTGAGTCTTTCTGTCTTGGCCATGATGGTGCAGAACCTCCTGTCTGATTGCAGAAGCTGAAACAGTTCATCTTTTACAATCCTTATAGCTCTGGATCTACACCTCCTTGTGTAAATGTCCTGCAGTGAAGGGAGAGCTGACCTGCAGCAGTGTTCCGCTGCACAGATCATTCTCTGAAGGGCTTTTTGATCCAAAACGCAGCATTTGCCGTACCAGGACGAGATGTTCTGTGTGAGGATGCTCTCCACAGTGCCGGAGTAGAAAGACTTTAGGACAGCAGAGGAGACCCCAAACTTCCTAAGCTGTCTGAGGTGGTACAGACGCTGCTTTGCCTTTTTTGCCTGAACACAGATTTGTTCAGCCCACGTCAGGTTCTGAGAGATGTAGACACCCAGGTGCTTGATTTTGCTCACCCTCTCCACTGGAGCTCCGTTCCTTCTCCACTGGAGCTGCGTTCCTTCTCCACTGGAGCTCCGTTCCTTCTCCGTTGGAGCTCCGTGCTGTGTCCCTCCACACCCTACAGGGAGGAGAAAAGGCCATTTCTGCAGCAAGTCATTCTCCACCGTCCAGATTACGGGCAACATTTGGTCTCAGTCAGTGTGACGGCTGGATGAAGAAGCTTTATTTGGTAGCAGTAGATTGCAGAAGATTATAGATGTTTCAGGGGAGTGCAGCCTGTATGGTCATCAGGGCCAACACTGACTTGAAGGCAGCCAGTAACAGTAATAGCAACTCATCATATCCATCCTCTAACCACTAATCCTGGCCCAgattacagaaaataataatacaaagaGAAGCACAATTACAAGTTTCGTAAGAGTACGAAATTATACATATTACTCTTTATAGGAACATTCGTGTCTCCCAGTTCCATCATCGGGAAAAGATGAATGTGGGAAAGCCGTGAAATTAATGTGTTTTCCAAATGTTCCGTTCCCAGGGCCAGTGTTTATCACCACTTAAACCACGCATTTCCTGTTGGCCACATTCAGCCACTGCACTTGAGGAATGGGGGGGTAGGGGTGGCTGCAGATTCTACATGTTACTTGAGACAAATGGACTGGCATTTAATACAAACCTTCCTCCTTCCTGAACAGGTGACGGCTCCAGGTGAGGAGCCCCTTACTGAGACCCTGTCCATCCCGTACGGACCGGACAGGTACTCCGCCCTCACGCACAACTTCATAACCCCTTGGCGCAGCGGCAGCCCGCAAACCACGCAGCCGACGGAGACCTGCGGCCTGATTCTGCGCAACACGGATCTCAGCAACAGGGGCGCCTTCTTGGACAGACCCCTCGCACTCCTGCTGCCACTGCTGCTCTGCAGACTGCTTCTGTGAGAAGCACCATCATACTGCTGACTTGGTCACGTGACACGATCACGTGACATTTGAGCTTTTTTAATGGACTGTTTTAATAGTCCTTCATTTGCGTAGTAAAAGAGCTttttttagttaaaaaaaatgtctaGACTTTCATGCAGTGGCAGTGGAACGGAAGTTTGGAAGGAGCAGCAATGAAGAAACTTTCTATAAGATCCCCAGTGGATGACTTTACCAGTGTGTTAAACAGGGACACCCCTCCTTATCAGTGCATTTTTGACATCCAGGAATAACACCTCTAGTACCAGAAAGAACATAGATCTTCATGAGAGCCGGGGTCATTGAACCTTGCGATGTGAATCTCACGCTTCCCATCTGCAGGCCCCCTGGTGTCTGACTGAGCACATGCCTGTGCAGAAGTGCTACAGCAATAACAACAGCATGACAGTGTGCTGACAGAGGAATCAAACAGGGCCATCATGGGCTAGCACAAGGTAACTCAACTTTGGCCAACTAAGATCACCCAAACATAAAAGGAAGTATTTATTTGAAGGATTATTCTACTTGGAACACAATTATTCACAGCAGAACAGATTATGGTGAAGAAAGCTAAGACGAAAAAGAAACAATTATTAGagttttgcttttttattacattattctATATTCCTTACTGATTCCCGTAATATAGGCCTACTTTAAACTTTCAATTTCTAATTTTCTTATTGTTGTAAATCCTTTTCAGTAATAATACTTTAAGCAGATAGTGTAAAAAtcctttttatttataaaatttaCTTTTACCTACACCTGtctttaaattattaatttagtATAGATGCTATTTAACATTAGCGTTGTTTTGTAAATATATtcaaatatacacattttttgtttatctcagaaaatatttatctGAATCACCAACAGTGCATGCTTCCATTATGTGTAATTCTAtataatttagattttttataGCTAAATAAGGTTAAGTCATTTAATGTGTACTCTGAATAATCACGCAATTGTATCATTATAACTACTACATGAGGCACCCCTCATATATTTTAGCATAATTTAACTTTTACCACTGATGACTATACTATATGTGTATTAGTATAGTTATTAGTGAGGCGACATAGCAAGTTTTCTGGCTGCGTCATAGCGTGGAATGAGGATATTGGCGAACAATCTCTGATCAGCGAGTAACTTCTGAGAAGCTGCAATGTTTGGGGAAGCACTTCCCAGCTGAGTATATGACACCCAGGGTGTCAGCAGCTGCTGCAAAATATCTCTACAAAGTCTCAAATGCTTTTGACAGCACCTGTGGGGAATCTGTGCCCCTGACAAAAATCACAGAAAAGAGGAGATTTAAAAGACAACTGGAGATTATCATTTTTATCTTGCCTGTCAATCTTCTCGTGTCCCTTGGAGATCACTGCATCTCTCACTGCGGATTGCAGGGACACAGTATAAAGCTTCCTGCTCCCGCCTCATACCAGCACTGCTCTTCATTGCTGCATTTTTGCAGAATGACTGGGATCGCGATGTTTATGGAACAGACCATTATCCTCATCATTTACTAGTCTAGTCTGCCAATTGACATTTGTAGGCACTGTTTATATGTTCTCTGTAGGCAAGATTGAGCTTTATTCTTGCAAAACCTTTCTCTCAAATTATTTCTGTGCGGTAATGAGACACATTGGCATTCTTATTCAGGAAATGATGAATTTATACTGTTTGTGTAAGTTATAATACAGCAACTATTGCCATGCCAAATGCACTTTCAGATTGTAGTACAAAACATGAGCAATATCCTGGTAAAAACTTGATATTTCATAGATCATTTCTTTCTGACCTCCAGTACAGACCGAGAGGGCAGCTCCGGAGCACAGGGAGGTATTCAATAATCCACAAGGAAACCTAACTCAGCTTTTCAGTAGGCCAAACCTCAGCCATTCTACCTCACCTCACAAACTATTTGTTGCTGTTCCAATGGAAAGCGTACTGTGcctttaataaataattttcacCATAAATACCTGTAGTCATTTATACCAACTAATTACAGGTCCAAAAGCCCATACTAACATTTATGAAGCATGTTTACTGGCATGCAGAGTACCAGTCAAAATtctggacaacacctgcttatAATGCATTTTCTGTTAGCCATATTATtcactttattataaatgtaaaaattaaataaaatatcaaatattgcaGCAAGGGAAATGTTCAAAATCTCaaaattttctcaaattttagactcttcaaaaCACAGTAGTCTCCTTTTGCTGTGATGACAGCAGTCTCTCTGCATTCTCTctaccagcttccagatgtagccacctggaatgcttctccaacagtcctaaAGAGTTttcacaagttctgggcacaggttgactaccttgctcttacttgTCAATCCAATTAATCTCTAACCAGCTCCATATGGCTTACgtcgggggattgtgggggccaggtcacctgctgcagcactccatctctttctcactctctctctgaTCTTCATCTTTTTCCTTGTTCACAGGATAATACCACATAATGACCATAAGCACACCTCCAGGTTAACAGAATAAACTTAATCTTAAAATATCTAATTCACTTTGAACATAGATGATTTCGGGCACACAACACAAaataatcaattgtacagtatTAAGACGTTGTCAATAATGTAGGTGAATTAATAATTTTACAATgacattaacattttaaaacattttgttgACTTGAGTCTAAACAATTCAACCAAATGAATGTCATGTAAACTCTCTTTAGTGAACCTTATTAAGACAGTATTTTCTCTCTGTTGAAGTAATGCCCACTAAAGTAAGTGGACATTGAACATTTCAGTCAGTGCTGGGAAAGTAATGTGTGGCTCCATGCATTGTAATAAACCGGCACCACATTAGCTTTTattgccctctagtggtgatTCATCTCAACAGGTCTTCTAATGGAATTTGTGTTACTTCTTGCAGGTGGAATACCAATACAAATCCAGTTATCAATTTGCTCCAAAAAGACAAAATATATAGATACAGTGGGTCACATGGTCTGTGGGGAAAAAGTATCCTCAGGGGCACAACTTTAACCCCAtcgttctgggggggggggggtcagatttACAACCGAAGAGGCCATCACTACCCCCGCACGCTCATCTGACGTAAATATAGTAACATCCACACATGCTGAATTTTACCAAGAATCCCCAAGACACGTAATAAACATAAAGCATTTATTTGCATCTATTTGTACATACACAAGTGATTGCCCAACAAAAGCCtaaaataaattatacaaaCAACACAATGAACCCCACGACAAGCAGGAGCATCACTAGAGACTGGTGAAATGTGTGACATTTACTGGGCGTGGCGGGCGGTCTGATTTTAATCAAAATAAATGACAACACACCATTTACACACAAGTTAGTGTTCATCTATGGCGGGAGGGCTGAATGCCCCGGGAAACAGCCTTAGCCACGCCCCTGATAagacaaaattattttatattaccGAGCGGTTAcaatggaaaaaacaaaacaccacacacacgcgCCAAACGAACGCAGTTTCTACGGTAAGGTGCCGGTATTCGATTCAGTGCATCTGCACAGCAGTTACGTCTCACTAGCAGGACGGCCTACGCAACGATTTGTTTTTATAACCTCAGCTGCATCAGGGTGAGTAAAACAAGTTAGGAATGTTCAATTTACTAGTTGTTAAAAGTCTTTCCCTTTAAACAAATCAAAATACTATATCGATACATTGTAAATATTGTTGCGATTTCGTATAAGAGTTACATAAAGCAAACTGCCTTTAGTATATTGACAGCAAACTTCGGTATTAATGCACTACAAAATTCAACGTGAAACAATGCAATTAAATATTACATACGTAATATATTTTACATTCTTAGTGTCGTAAATCAAAATATAACAGAAATATACAAGCTATCAGTTGCTACGACAAATTAAatccccctgaaaaacaacGTTTAGTACCGTAGAAAGTAACTAGTAATTTTAATAACTTCAAATCAAAATTCAACatattcagaaaaaagggtacagcCCTGGTAGCCACACATTAATGTGCCCCCAacagtacaaaaatgttcctcggATATTTCTGTAtgttaaaaggtacatttaacTACAGCTATGGTACATTTGGCAGACCTATAAGGGTACAACCCGTGAGAaataattgtaccctcaaaggttttctgacagtgtatacGAGACACAAGCCAGAGATATTCAGACAAAATAAGCCTAATTTTCCGAAACTCACACCCTACCCTTTCAACAGACTGTCGGTGTTCGTTACAACGTAGCGAAAAATTGACTTTGTTTTGCAGAAAACATTGTATGGCTACAAAACTCATTAAACAAATGTAATCAACGCAATTAACGCTGATCCAACACGAGCGCGCAGTCGAGGCGGCAATAAATGACAAAGGTGTGAGGCGTACCGACTGCACCCTTAATTTCTATTGGCTAACGCTTCTGCTCCCTCTAGTGGACAGAATAAATTTGCTCTGAAGTGGGATCAAGCGCTTTGTACATTTAAGTTGACAAACAAGCACATTCGTTTTAATACCATTAACATTTTGCTACATTAAGATGTTTAAAAGGTATACAACATTTCTTAGCTGCATGTTAAATCAGCCAGCTTCGCTTTCAAAGGTTCGGTAGCTACTAGCTATAAGATTAATGTCATTTGACGTATTGGTGGCGGATGGCTACATCTACCGAGTTATAGCGCATTTAAGTTTgattaaatatgtaaaacattcTCTGGCATTTTTGGTGGCACTTCCAACAGGCCTTAAATATAGTGTGTCAAGAATTTTCTTGTGAATAGAATTCATACCAACCCAGCTGGCCTTTTACACTTATTCCTGTTATCTGAAAAGTATCTCCTCTACTTGAAAATCACAAAGCAGTAATAtcttaaataatgaaatacattttaccAGGCTTAATCAGTAAGGGGAAGACATTTTTTCTGTCAATCTTTCAAGACCATGGGgcaaatatatgtatatgttttgaTGCTTAGTGACAACACAGCACCCCACAGGAGTTTAGGGGGCACCGTGAACATTTCTCCTGAACAAGCTGTGTGAATATCTAGGCAGGGTACCTTCTGCCCACTAAGGACTCACTACAAATGGCAATTGCAGTCACTGTACAGATATGTGTGCACTGGGATCAGTAATGAGCTCATCCCACAATATTACCGAGGAGCATCTGAAAAGGCAGCACTATCCTGACAGAAGTATCTCAGTCAAGGCCAACTGCAGCACCCAGTCAGCACTTCAGCCACACTTTCTCCACTTGAGAGCAGATACCTGGAATCCTCAAAGCCCATCCTGACATTGGGGCTACATCAGTAACAGGAAGAGAGACTTTATGCCATTGGTCCTTTAAAAGCCTAAAACAGGCAATTCCACCAGCAACATTTACATGACTGTTGTTTTCCAGTCAACTTAACAATAAAacagtaatttatttaaatacgACTGACTCTGTTTACTTCTTCGAAGACAAAAATCTGAACACAGGAAGAAACCAGCTCAGACATGCAGCAAAGCCATTTAGCCCCAAAATTTTGGCTCTGTTAATGCACTCAGTTTAAACACCAAACACagagttttaaataaatataacccTTTTGCCATGAAAGCGCAATATAAATTTATTAAATTAGAGTGAACTCTGAGGGCGGTGCTTCAGCTCAGGTAGGTCAGCACCACAGACTGGATGGGCTCCCGGCACACAGGGCACAGCTTGTTGCGGTTCTTCAGCTTCTTGGCGCAGGTGTAGCAGGACATGAGATGGCCGGTGCGGCCGTGAACGATGCAGCCGTTCTTGGGCCGGCTCTGGCAGATGACGCAGGGCTCCAGGCAGCTGGACGGCAGGTAGGCCTCCAGGCTGTTGAAGCGCTCCAGCTCGGGGGCCTCCTCCTGGCTGCTCCTGGCACTGGCGCTCGAGGTGGAGGGCTGCGAGCAGCTCTCCTGGGGCCCAgacgccgccgccgccgcctccTCCTTGGGTTCGACACTTGGGGGTGAAATGGCCAGCTTGCCATCGGGGACGTCCAGCCCCTCCTCGGCATCAGCCACAGGGGGCTTTGGAGGCAGGGCCTTGTGGTCGGCGCCTGCGGCGTCCGACTCGGGCAGCCAGTGATCACGCACCGTCCAGCAGCGCTGGCAGAGGCGTGGCAGGGGAGGGTTGAGCTCCTCGCACTTGGAGCACTTCCAATAGTCCTGAAACAGGATGTCCAGTTCGGTTACAACCAGGCCTCTCAGGTCTCATTACATCGTTGCAAACATCCCATCCAAACTTCAAAAAAGTTTCAAATTACATCCCAAAAAGCTGTAATGCCAGaatgcacaaggcagggggcactGTGAGCAAgaggccagtccatcacaggccacacacACCCCATCACACAATAGgggaaatttagagacaccagtttaTTGTAATGATACATCTCTGAACTCGAATGCGAGGGCATCAAAGGGCTAGTGTTCCAGCAAGATCAttacctccctgccccccctcacgGACACTCTCCATACCCTCCACACCCGCAGAGCCATCAGCATTGCTGGAGACTCCTCCCACCCCTTACACTCCCACTTCAGCCTCCTGCCTTCAGGGAGAAGGTACCGGACCCTCCGGGCTCCACAAGACTCTTCAACAGCTTTATCCACCAGGAGACTGAATGTCCTTCACTCCCCACTCTGCCCCCTGACAGTAATATATTCACTGACTacctctttttccttttttttgcaCTATAATCTCAAGGACTATTTACATTTCATACCTTTCCGCTGCTAATTTGAATTTGACTTGTATGATtactacaatttgcacaactTATATATTGTTACAACGGCCTTTTTTGTCGATATGTCTCTTGCCTTGTCAGTTTGTcttgttttgtgtatttttatatagaGTGTctattcaaattcaattaattttgtAATCTAGATTAAACTTTCTAGTTCTAATTGGAGGGTTCGCACACCAGTGAGCGAGAAACGGCATTTTGGTTCTCATGTATGTCTTGCACATAAATTGATAAAATATCTTTGAatcttaattttaaaataacctACACAAAACTAGAGTGTGAATTCAAACCctcaaccctggaggtgtgaggctacagtgtCACCAACTGAGCCACTATAACACCCATCTACTCTAGATATTTGTAATAATGATGAATACTACAAATGCAGTCATTGAGGTACATGAACTAAGACCTAGAAGAGGAGAACTAGCCATGAGAGAGCAACCTACTGCCTCTGAAATTTCAGTGTCCTCCTCAAAGGAGTCTTCATCCTCTGCCTCAAAGATGACCTCGTACACCTGCGGGAGAGAGTGGGGAAGAGTGAGCCCAGCTGCCACGACAACAGAACGGCTCCCTTCACCCAGCGAGGGATGCGAGCAGTAACCTCGTCTACTCCTGACGCGTCCGACGCCTCGTCGTTCTCGCTGTAGGCATCCGAGTTGACGGACTCCACCTCAAACTCCACACTGAAGTGATCTGAACCGGAGTCTTCGCTGTCGCTCAGTATCAAGTCGTTGCGAGTTGTTCCTATGCAGGAGGTAGTCATGTGAACACGGTCTTCAAAGATCTGCACAGAAATGGGGGAGGGAAGGCCAGTTGAGTTTAATTATGGTATGACACCCTGCCCAGAGTGGGCACTGATAATGTTCACAGACACAGTGTAATGTTACattctctctcgctctctgtcACAATCATTGTTCACTATGTATCATAACAGATAtgtatgaaatgaaaaatgaaattctCTCTGGTGACTCCTTTACTCTGTCACCCCCCATGAAGTACCCAACCAACAAGAGGCACAGTCACTGATGGCGAGTACTGACACACTCAgtggtaacacacacacagcaaataaACAGTTCTGTGGGGACCACCTTTCACTGCCCAGTTTAACTCAATGGAAACCAGTAGATACCAACAACATGTGGGTAGCCAATGGGGACTGTAGGACAGTAGCACTCTTACCAAGCTCCCGTCGGACTCTGACGACTCGCTGGCCCTCCGCTCCTTCCCAAGGCCGCTGATCACGCACCACGACAAGCTGTCGTCAAATGTGAGCGAGAAGCTGTCCGATTTGTGCCTCTTTCTGTGGCTGTGTTCCTCGTCTGTGGAGGTTCCTGCAGAGAGTCAAGGTGGCGATACTGATGAGAGAGACGGCAGGACACGTGTGAAGCCATTCTGTACGTCACACTGTAACATCAGATTGTACTCCGGAAAATACCACTGTTCCAGAAAGAAATCATAAGTGCCAGAATAATGAGTCTTGTAGTATTTACTTATTAGCTATTATGTAACATCTATGCAGTAATGGCAAATGAATTGCTTATTTCTCCTTGCAACATGATACCCAGCAATTTGTTCATCAAGACTCTACTCTTGGCTATACCAACAAAACTCCAAGAGTATGCATCTACTTGGAGAAAGACACTCTGACAGATACCTGACTGAGAACTACAAGTTATCATTCCAAGGTAGGAAGGGGAGGCTTTTGCTTGACTTGAGCATAACTTATCAACCAGTATTTATACACAGCTTAAGCTGGAGTTAAGACTCAAGGCACTTTTCTGTTTGTGACCTCCATGTGGTTTATTCTGAAAAGGACTAATGTAGCCTTGCTGTAGCACA
This window of the Paramormyrops kingsleyae isolate MSU_618 chromosome 1, PKINGS_0.4, whole genome shotgun sequence genome carries:
- the mdm2 gene encoding E3 ubiquitin-protein ligase Mdm2 isoform X1 translates to MATENCLSDSQINAVDNEKLVRPKVQLQTLLQQAGADKEIFTMKEVIFYLGQYIMSKQLYDKKQQHIVHCADDALGTVLGVDSFSIKEPRVLFAMVSKNLVAVKNEGPQSPFTDPSSQTEPDSASQETDSHLATPGRRRRRSSDPGTSTDEEHSHRKRHKSDSFSLTFDDSLSWCVISGLGKERRASESSESDGSLIFEDRVHMTTSCIGTTRNDLILSDSEDSGSDHFSVEFEVESVNSDAYSENDEASDASGVDEVYEVIFEAEDEDSFEEDTEISEADYWKCSKCEELNPPLPRLCQRCWTVRDHWLPESDAAGADHKALPPKPPVADAEEGLDVPDGKLAISPPSVEPKEEAAAAASGPQESCSQPSTSSASARSSQEEAPELERFNSLEAYLPSSCLEPCVICQSRPKNGCIVHGRTGHLMSCYTCAKKLKNRNKLCPVCREPIQSVVLTYLS
- the mdm2 gene encoding E3 ubiquitin-protein ligase Mdm2 isoform X2; translation: MFLCLRWLSGSTCSPFPLVIFYLGQYIMSKQLYDKKQQHIVHCADDALGTVLGVDSFSIKEPRVLFAMVSKNLVAVKNEGPQSPFTDPSSQTEPDSASQETDSHLATPGRRRRRSSDPGTSTDEEHSHRKRHKSDSFSLTFDDSLSWCVISGLGKERRASESSESDGSLIFEDRVHMTTSCIGTTRNDLILSDSEDSGSDHFSVEFEVESVNSDAYSENDEASDASGVDEVYEVIFEAEDEDSFEEDTEISEADYWKCSKCEELNPPLPRLCQRCWTVRDHWLPESDAAGADHKALPPKPPVADAEEGLDVPDGKLAISPPSVEPKEEAAAAASGPQESCSQPSTSSASARSSQEEAPELERFNSLEAYLPSSCLEPCVICQSRPKNGCIVHGRTGHLMSCYTCAKKLKNRNKLCPVCREPIQSVVLTYLS